The following coding sequences lie in one Treponema socranskii subsp. buccale genomic window:
- a CDS encoding ABC transporter ATP-binding protein, with translation MNVGIKISHALKKYDDGVVIPDLSVEINPGEFFTLLGPSGCGKTTLLRMIAGFNSIEGGDFYFGDRRINDLDPSKRNIGMVFQNYAIFPHLTVRKNVAFGLQNKHLPKNEIDKRTNHFLKLMKIDQYQDRLPERLSGGQQQRVALARALAIEPEVLLMDEPLSNLDAKLRVEMREVIKEIQHDLGITTVYVTHDQEEAMAVSDRIAVMNAGVIQQIGSPKALYQRPENLFVSMFIGRTNTVEAKIRKNVSSYALEFSGGVKIVMDNIVGAEDGEDVIVSIRPEEFVVLEDKNGEGLPGTVAYSTFLGLNTHYFIDLAGGKRIEVIQESTIDEIVKKGTPVRLGVKKEKINVFTRDGMRSIIK, from the coding sequence ATGAATGTCGGAATTAAAATTTCACATGCACTAAAAAAATACGACGACGGTGTCGTTATTCCCGATCTTTCCGTGGAAATAAATCCCGGAGAATTTTTTACGCTGCTCGGACCGTCGGGATGCGGAAAAACGACGCTGCTCCGTATGATCGCCGGTTTTAATTCGATCGAAGGCGGCGATTTTTATTTCGGCGACCGGCGAATCAACGATCTCGATCCGTCAAAGCGAAATATCGGTATGGTGTTTCAAAATTACGCCATTTTTCCGCATTTAACGGTGCGCAAAAACGTCGCCTTCGGCTTACAGAATAAGCATTTGCCGAAAAACGAAATCGATAAACGGACAAATCATTTTTTAAAATTGATGAAAATCGATCAGTATCAGGATCGTCTGCCGGAACGACTGTCGGGCGGACAGCAGCAGAGAGTCGCCCTTGCGCGTGCGCTTGCGATAGAGCCGGAAGTTCTTTTGATGGACGAACCGCTGTCGAACCTCGATGCGAAGCTGCGCGTCGAAATGCGCGAAGTCATTAAAGAAATCCAGCACGACCTCGGCATTACAACCGTGTACGTAACGCACGACCAGGAAGAGGCGATGGCCGTTTCCGACCGCATAGCCGTTATGAACGCAGGCGTTATACAGCAGATCGGTTCTCCGAAAGCGTTGTATCAGCGTCCGGAAAATTTATTCGTTTCGATGTTCATCGGCCGCACGAATACCGTCGAAGCGAAGATACGCAAAAATGTATCGTCTTACGCATTGGAATTTTCTGGCGGCGTTAAAATTGTTATGGACAATATCGTCGGAGCGGAAGACGGTGAGGATGTCATTGTGTCGATCCGTCCGGAAGAGTTTGTCGTCCTTGAAGATAAAAACGGCGAAGGTTTGCCGGGAACGGTCGCATACAGCACTTTCCTCGGTTTGAATACGCATTACTTTATCGATCTTGCCGGCGGCAAACGCATAGAAGTCATCCAAGAATCGACGATAGATGAAATCGTAAAGAAAGGAACGCCCGTCCGACTCGGCGTCAAAAAAGAAAAGATCAATGTTTTTACCCGCGACGGTATGCGTTCTATCATAAAATAA
- a CDS encoding MurR/RpiR family transcriptional regulator — MEQVNIAAIPLWEVQVRSSLNKLSASENRIADYVLNAPESVLSGTVRTLADSNGVSEATVVRFLHHIGYAGLKDFKIAISEERVLDRGRIPDDFVLRPNDTIHDIKRKVFFGSMEALSDTFDLLDDTELEKAVDVLSRASYIEIFGIGGAAPAARSALHNFRKIGIRVNYTTSFNFEYMQPAHFDAGDVVIAISRSGETRDVVESVKIAKQKGAVVIGISDVGESSLAKLADYRLVATSRARMLSGDSIYERMAGIAVINALYAGVAMRKGMQKERSADE; from the coding sequence ATGGAGCAGGTCAATATTGCAGCAATTCCGCTTTGGGAAGTACAAGTACGCAGCTCTTTGAATAAACTCAGCGCGTCGGAAAACCGTATCGCTGACTATGTTTTAAACGCTCCCGAATCCGTTTTAAGCGGTACTGTCCGAACACTTGCCGACAGTAACGGTGTCAGCGAAGCGACGGTCGTCCGTTTCCTTCATCATATCGGCTATGCGGGCTTAAAAGATTTTAAAATTGCAATTTCCGAAGAAAGGGTTTTGGATAGGGGACGAATTCCGGACGATTTTGTGCTGCGCCCGAACGATACGATACACGACATCAAACGCAAAGTTTTTTTCGGCTCTATGGAAGCTTTAAGCGATACGTTCGATCTGCTCGACGACACCGAACTTGAAAAAGCCGTCGACGTGCTGTCCCGCGCATCATACATAGAAATTTTCGGTATCGGAGGAGCGGCTCCTGCCGCACGGAGCGCCCTGCATAATTTTCGAAAAATCGGCATCCGCGTCAATTACACGACTTCTTTTAACTTTGAATACATGCAGCCGGCGCATTTCGATGCAGGAGATGTGGTCATAGCCATTTCGCGTTCCGGTGAAACACGGGATGTCGTAGAATCCGTTAAAATCGCCAAACAAAAGGGTGCTGTCGTCATCGGTATAAGCGATGTCGGGGAATCCTCGCTCGCGAAGCTTGCCGATTACCGTCTCGTTGCAACGAGCCGTGCCCGTATGCTTTCCGGCGATTCGATATATGAACGGATGGCGGGAATCGCCGTCATCAACGCGCTGTATGCGGGGGTAGCGATGCGTAAAGGTATGCAAAAGGAGCGTTCGGCAGATGAGTGA
- a CDS encoding transketolase encodes MTIEELKKKAKQIRRDTVWMIGEAGSGHPGGSLSATDIMVALYYSKMKLSGDPNDEARDRFVLSKGHANPPYYAILADKGYFPKAELKNIRRLHSMLQGHPDCNKCPGVDCSTGSLGQGISVAAGMALGFRLAKKPNRVYVLTGDGELQEGLAWEAFMAASHYHLDNLTVIVDNNHLQLDGSIDEVMSLGDLAAKFRAFGFAVCEANGHDYEALLSALDHREDGKPLAVICDTIKGKGVSFMENGLGWHGKAPSGDELEKALKELEDN; translated from the coding sequence ATGACGATAGAAGAGTTGAAAAAGAAAGCCAAGCAGATCCGACGCGATACTGTTTGGATGATAGGAGAAGCGGGTTCCGGTCATCCCGGCGGTTCCCTTTCGGCGACGGATATCATGGTTGCCCTTTATTATTCTAAGATGAAACTGTCGGGCGATCCGAATGATGAAGCGCGCGACCGTTTTGTGCTGAGCAAGGGGCACGCGAATCCGCCGTACTATGCGATACTTGCGGATAAGGGTTATTTTCCGAAAGCGGAACTCAAAAACATCCGCCGACTGCACAGTATGCTGCAGGGACATCCGGATTGCAATAAATGCCCCGGCGTAGACTGCAGTACCGGTTCCCTCGGACAAGGCATATCGGTTGCAGCGGGTATGGCGCTCGGTTTCCGTTTGGCAAAAAAGCCGAACCGTGTATACGTGCTTACCGGTGACGGAGAGCTGCAGGAAGGTCTTGCGTGGGAAGCCTTTATGGCCGCTTCTCATTATCACCTCGACAATCTCACCGTCATCGTCGACAACAATCATCTGCAGCTTGACGGATCGATCGACGAAGTCATGTCGCTCGGCGATCTTGCGGCAAAATTCCGCGCATTCGGTTTTGCCGTGTGCGAGGCGAACGGGCACGATTATGAGGCGCTGCTTTCCGCGCTCGATCACCGTGAAGACGGAAAGCCGCTCGCCGTTATCTGCGATACGATCAAAGGCAAGGGCGTTTCGTTTATGGAAAACGGACTCGGCTGGCACGGAAAAGCTCCTTCGGGCGACGAGCTTGAAAAGGCGCTTAAAGAATTGGAGGACAACTGA
- the fba gene encoding class II fructose-1,6-bisphosphate aldolase, with protein MVLVSAKEMLIDAKKGRYAVGHFNLNNMESVRAFLLAAQEVKSPIILGVSGGTAKYMGGYRTIADMVSGFINFLKITVPVALHVDHGTYEEALDAIDNGFSSVMFDGSKYSIDENIAKTREVVEKAHAKGISVEAEVGAIGGEEDGVINSGECADPAECERIASLGVDFLAAGIGNIHGKYPAGWKGLDFDVLAAIQAKTGDLPLVLHGGSGIPADMVKKAITLGVSKVNVNTECQIAFTKATKKYFAEGKDEESKGFTPRAVLAPGLEATKRVCIEKMTLFGSIGKA; from the coding sequence ATGGTTTTAGTATCTGCAAAAGAAATGCTCATCGATGCGAAAAAAGGCCGCTATGCGGTGGGGCACTTCAATCTTAATAATATGGAAAGCGTCCGCGCTTTTTTGCTCGCGGCCCAAGAAGTTAAGTCGCCTATCATACTCGGCGTTTCCGGCGGAACGGCGAAATACATGGGCGGCTATCGGACAATCGCCGACATGGTGAGCGGTTTTATTAATTTTTTGAAAATCACTGTTCCTGTCGCGCTGCACGTCGATCACGGGACTTATGAAGAAGCGCTCGATGCGATTGACAACGGCTTTTCATCCGTTATGTTCGACGGTTCGAAATATTCGATCGATGAAAACATCGCAAAAACGCGCGAAGTCGTCGAAAAGGCGCACGCGAAGGGCATTTCCGTCGAAGCCGAAGTCGGCGCGATCGGCGGTGAAGAAGACGGCGTTATCAATTCCGGAGAATGCGCCGACCCTGCCGAATGTGAGCGCATCGCATCTTTAGGCGTCGATTTTCTCGCTGCGGGTATCGGCAATATTCACGGAAAATATCCTGCCGGATGGAAGGGCTTGGATTTCGATGTGCTTGCAGCCATTCAGGCAAAGACGGGCGATTTGCCGCTCGTGCTGCACGGAGGATCGGGCATTCCCGCCGACATGGTAAAAAAAGCGATCACGCTCGGCGTATCGAAAGTCAACGTCAATACCGAATGCCAAATAGCATTTACCAAAGCGACGAAAAAATATTTTGCCGAAGGAAAAGATGAAGAGAGCAAAGGCTTTACGCCGCGAGCCGTGCTTGCGCCCGGTCTTGAAGCGACCAAACGCGTATGTATTGAAAAGATGACGCTGTTCGGAAGTATCGGAAAAGCGTAA
- a CDS encoding extracellular solute-binding protein: MKKVMVMLAAAVLALSLSSCKKQDGAAKGGKASGVLNVYTTVSDLQYNAIMGAFQAKYPDIKINYTQAGAGECKTRIQAEAGNPQADIMFGGLVYADTLTYGQYFENYVCVNDKLMPPEFKNTTGVLTYHDAQIPCLWVNDALEKEKGVSIKGFADLLDPRLKGVVVSADPTGSSSAWNSLQCILTDFGGWDNDAAWDYIDKLMNNVVITSGSSAVYRGVYNGEYAVGLTYEPACVQMLSEGAEGVHIVYPAEGVTSIAFGSAIIKGCANLDNAKLFMDFLESDECQAIYLECGARPATASKLSATNKYIVDLSSINYREADTIALAQNQSAIFTRWNALRIKH, translated from the coding sequence ATGAAAAAGGTTATGGTAATGCTGGCAGCTGCGGTTTTGGCGCTGTCATTGAGTTCCTGCAAAAAGCAGGATGGTGCTGCAAAGGGCGGCAAAGCTTCCGGCGTATTGAACGTATATACGACGGTGAGCGATCTGCAGTACAACGCGATTATGGGCGCCTTCCAAGCGAAATATCCGGATATCAAAATCAACTACACGCAGGCGGGTGCGGGTGAATGTAAAACCCGTATTCAAGCGGAAGCCGGCAATCCGCAGGCGGACATTATGTTCGGCGGACTTGTCTATGCCGATACGCTCACATACGGTCAGTATTTTGAAAACTACGTATGCGTGAACGACAAGCTTATGCCGCCCGAATTCAAAAATACGACGGGCGTTTTAACCTATCACGACGCCCAGATACCGTGCCTTTGGGTAAACGATGCACTTGAAAAAGAAAAAGGCGTTTCGATCAAAGGCTTTGCCGATCTCCTCGATCCTCGTTTGAAGGGAGTCGTCGTTTCCGCAGATCCTACGGGAAGTTCCAGCGCATGGAATTCGCTGCAGTGCATACTCACCGATTTCGGCGGATGGGACAACGATGCTGCATGGGATTATATCGATAAACTGATGAACAATGTCGTTATTACGAGCGGATCGTCCGCCGTATACCGCGGCGTTTACAACGGCGAATATGCCGTCGGACTTACCTACGAACCGGCGTGCGTACAGATGCTCTCGGAAGGAGCGGAAGGTGTTCACATCGTATATCCGGCCGAAGGCGTTACGTCGATCGCGTTCGGTTCGGCGATTATCAAAGGATGCGCGAATCTCGACAATGCAAAACTCTTTATGGATTTTCTTGAGAGCGATGAGTGCCAGGCGATATATCTTGAATGCGGCGCTCGCCCCGCGACGGCTTCAAAGCTTTCGGCGACGAATAAATATATCGTAGATCTGTCTTCTATTAATTATCGTGAAGCCGATACGATCGCTTTGGCACAAAATCAAAGCGCGATTTTTACACGCTGGAACGCCCTGCGGATCAAGCACTGA
- a CDS encoding metallophosphoesterase has protein sequence MKRKLNKLFILFSIVVITSCRTIRTVVYDIEEERVSDEIRIVQISDFHSNDFGKDEIKIIEKIKKARPDIIAITGDLFDERMKGDKPFKNVEALLAGIRDLCPGFFVTGNHDFSDLHIEKKYAMLEQYGFKVLHDEAVSLDFAQGTVVISGVEDPYFGLGERAALKVGDDRVSYRKRLAAVAQKTDALVRSFAEDGRTVLFTMLLVHRPEYVNDYVKYDFDVILAGHAHGGLWRFPPFINALYAPGQGMFPKYAGGKYVLKNNTRSVMIVSRGLSYQQPKIVRIFNNPELTLVRVIPIKK, from the coding sequence ATGAAACGAAAACTTAATAAATTATTTATTTTATTTTCAATCGTCGTCATCACTTCATGCCGCACGATTCGAACGGTCGTATACGATATCGAAGAGGAGCGGGTTTCGGACGAAATCAGAATCGTGCAGATTTCCGATTTTCATTCGAACGATTTCGGAAAAGATGAAATCAAAATCATCGAAAAGATAAAAAAGGCACGCCCCGACATCATCGCGATCACGGGAGATCTCTTCGATGAAAGAATGAAAGGCGATAAGCCCTTCAAAAACGTTGAAGCGCTCCTTGCAGGCATTCGCGATCTCTGTCCCGGATTTTTTGTGACGGGAAACCACGATTTTTCCGATCTGCATATCGAAAAAAAATACGCGATGCTCGAGCAGTACGGTTTTAAAGTGCTGCACGACGAAGCGGTCTCTCTCGATTTTGCGCAAGGTACCGTCGTTATCTCGGGCGTCGAAGATCCGTATTTCGGTTTGGGAGAACGGGCGGCGCTCAAAGTCGGAGACGACAGAGTTTCCTACCGCAAGCGCCTTGCCGCAGTCGCGCAAAAAACGGACGCGCTCGTTCGTTCCTTTGCGGAGGACGGGCGCACGGTTTTGTTTACGATGCTCCTCGTTCACCGCCCCGAATACGTAAACGATTACGTAAAATACGATTTCGATGTGATTTTGGCGGGGCATGCGCACGGCGGGCTGTGGCGATTTCCGCCTTTTATAAACGCGCTCTATGCGCCGGGACAAGGTATGTTTCCGAAATATGCGGGCGGGAAATATGTGCTTAAAAACAATACGCGCTCCGTGATGATCGTAAGCCGCGGCCTTTCGTACCAGCAGCCGAAAATCGTTCGTATCTTCAATAATCCCGAATTGACGCTGGTGCGGGTTATACCGATTAAAAAGTGA
- a CDS encoding transketolase family protein: protein MSEKKATRQGYGDGLVELGKKYSDVIVLDADLGHATGSLTFRKAFPDRYIETGIAEQNLIGMAVGLSKVGYVPFASSFAMFTAGRAFEIIRNAAAYSKANVKIAGSHSGITPAGDGGTHQCIEDIAALRAVPNMTVLSPCDYNQAKLIVEAAYHFKGPVYIRTSREPMPIVTSCDTPFEIGKAQSLRSGKDLCIVATGIMTPLALEAAEQLASDGIEASVLNIHTIKPLDTDAIVSETLGCGGRILVCEEANRFGGIGEAASYALLGKGGVKMAHVAVDDRFGQSGQTAELLAEYGITADNIVSKARSLL, encoded by the coding sequence ATGAGCGAAAAAAAAGCAACACGGCAGGGCTACGGCGACGGCCTCGTCGAGCTCGGCAAAAAATATTCGGATGTGATTGTCCTCGACGCGGATTTGGGACATGCGACGGGATCTTTGACTTTTAGAAAAGCATTTCCCGACCGCTACATAGAAACCGGCATCGCTGAACAGAATTTGATCGGCATGGCCGTCGGCTTGTCGAAAGTCGGTTACGTGCCCTTCGCATCTTCGTTTGCAATGTTTACTGCCGGAAGAGCGTTTGAAATTATCCGAAATGCGGCGGCATACAGCAAAGCGAACGTAAAAATTGCCGGAAGTCATTCGGGCATCACGCCTGCGGGCGACGGAGGCACGCACCAGTGCATAGAGGACATCGCCGCGCTTCGCGCAGTTCCGAATATGACGGTGCTGAGTCCATGCGATTACAATCAGGCAAAGCTGATCGTCGAAGCGGCCTATCATTTTAAAGGCCCCGTGTATATCCGTACGTCGCGCGAACCCATGCCGATCGTCACTTCTTGCGACACGCCGTTCGAAATCGGAAAAGCGCAGAGCCTGCGTTCCGGCAAGGATCTCTGCATCGTCGCAACCGGTATTATGACGCCGCTCGCCCTCGAAGCGGCCGAGCAGCTCGCGTCCGACGGTATCGAAGCTTCCGTGCTGAACATCCACACGATTAAACCGCTCGACACCGATGCGATTGTAAGTGAAACGCTCGGCTGCGGCGGACGAATCCTCGTCTGCGAAGAAGCGAACCGTTTCGGGGGTATCGGCGAAGCGGCATCTTATGCGCTCCTCGGTAAGGGCGGCGTAAAGATGGCGCACGTTGCGGTCGACGACCGATTCGGACAGTCGGGGCAAACGGCCGAACTCCTTGCCGAATACGGCATCACCGCCGACAACATCGTCTCGAAAGCGAGATCGCTCCTGTAA
- a CDS encoding ABC transporter permease codes for MIKTKKIDFWIPVSLGILALYVLFMLYPILKVITQSVRDNATGSFTLGYFKQFFSDPYYFITLFNSFKISICVTIICLIIGVPLAYLYNVYEIKGRQLLQILIVLTSMSAPFIGAYSWILLLGRSGLITKFLKSAFNIVMPNIYGFKGILLVLSTKLFSLVFLYVSGALKNVDNSLLEASANMGRTGWRRFLTIVLPLCMPSILAAALMVFMRSLADFGTPLLIGEGYRTFPVEIYNQYVGETSINHSFAAAISVIAIFITLIVFLFQKYLSNRTSFSMSALHRIERKKPRLAASIAIHIYAYALVIISLLPQVYLIFLSFKNTTKTGNMFRPGYSLMSYRQVFGTMGGAIWNTVKICGGALVIVVVLAILISYLVVRRYNIINNIIDTLSMVPYIIPGSVVGIAMVMAFNKGPLVLTGTAMIMVIAMCIRRIPYTIRSSVAVLGQIPISVEEAAISLGAGKTKTLVRITVPMMFSGIVSGAIMSWVTLITELSSSIILYSSKTITLNLGVYVMVSRGTDGKACAVSTILMVFTVISLLLFTKVSKDGDISI; via the coding sequence GTGATAAAGACGAAAAAAATAGATTTTTGGATACCGGTCAGTTTGGGTATCCTCGCGCTGTATGTGCTGTTTATGCTCTATCCGATTTTAAAAGTCATAACGCAGTCCGTACGCGACAACGCGACAGGCTCGTTTACGCTCGGATATTTTAAACAGTTTTTCAGCGATCCGTATTATTTCATTACACTGTTCAACAGTTTTAAAATTTCAATATGCGTTACGATTATCTGCCTCATTATCGGCGTGCCGCTTGCATACTTGTACAATGTCTACGAAATCAAAGGCCGACAGCTGTTGCAGATTTTGATCGTGCTCACCTCCATGTCCGCGCCTTTTATCGGTGCGTATTCGTGGATTTTGCTGCTCGGTCGTTCGGGGCTTATCACGAAATTTCTGAAGTCGGCGTTCAATATCGTAATGCCGAACATCTACGGATTTAAGGGGATCCTGCTCGTGCTGTCGACAAAACTCTTTTCGCTCGTGTTTCTCTATGTTTCGGGCGCGCTGAAAAACGTCGACAATTCGCTGCTCGAAGCTTCCGCAAATATGGGACGCACCGGCTGGCGGAGATTTTTGACGATCGTATTGCCGCTGTGCATGCCGTCCATACTTGCCGCCGCCCTCATGGTATTTATGCGTTCGCTTGCCGATTTCGGCACTCCGCTTTTGATCGGAGAAGGCTACCGCACGTTTCCCGTGGAAATATATAATCAATACGTCGGCGAAACGAGCATCAACCACAGCTTTGCCGCCGCTATAAGCGTTATCGCCATTTTTATTACGCTCATCGTATTTTTATTTCAAAAATATCTTTCGAATAGAACGAGTTTTTCGATGAGTGCGCTGCACCGCATAGAGCGCAAAAAGCCGCGCCTTGCAGCGAGCATCGCGATCCATATCTATGCCTACGCTCTCGTCATCATTTCGCTTTTGCCGCAAGTCTATCTCATCTTTTTGTCGTTTAAAAATACGACGAAGACCGGCAATATGTTCCGTCCCGGATATTCGCTTATGAGCTATCGCCAAGTGTTCGGTACGATGGGCGGGGCTATATGGAATACCGTAAAGATATGCGGCGGCGCACTCGTCATCGTCGTCGTACTTGCGATTTTGATTTCATACCTTGTCGTGCGGCGCTATAATATTATCAACAATATTATCGATACGCTGTCGATGGTGCCGTATATCATACCCGGTTCGGTCGTCGGCATCGCGATGGTTATGGCGTTCAACAAGGGGCCGCTGGTACTTACGGGTACTGCGATGATCATGGTGATTGCGATGTGTATCCGCCGTATTCCGTATACGATTCGAAGCTCCGTCGCCGTTCTCGGACAGATTCCGATTTCCGTCGAAGAAGCGGCGATCAGTCTCGGAGCCGGCAAAACGAAAACGCTTGTGCGCATTACCGTTCCGATGATGTTCAGCGGTATCGTTTCCGGTGCAATTATGAGTTGGGTTACGCTTATTACCGAATTGTCTTCTTCGATCATTTTGTATTCGTCGAAAACGATTACGTTGAATCTCGGCGTGTACGTGATGGTTTCTCGAGGAACGGACGGCAAAGCTTGCGCCGTATCGACGATTTTGATGGTCTTTACGGTTATTTCACTTTTACTGTTTACGAAAGTTTCGAAAGACGGAGATATTTCGATATAA
- a CDS encoding DUF362 domain-containing protein, protein MEKAKVYWADFRTTNSESLMQKLVRLVKKVGIETIDFDGKFTAIKLHFGEPGNLAYLRPNYARALSEFIKTAGGRPFLTDCNTLYPGLRKNALDHLDAAFMDGFDPLACGCHVIIGDGLKGTDETYVDFPEGEYIKQAKIGHAVMDADVFISLTHFKLHESTGFGGTIKNIGMGCASRAGKMEQHNDGKPEVDEDLCIGCGACARECGQDAIEFIKTEDGKRKARIDEEICVGCGRCIGACPKDATHPVGKNTNEILCKKMAEYAAAVVKGRPQFHISLIVDVSPCCDCHAENDAPIIPDVGMFASFDAVALDAACADMTNRQPYLHGTIMDEREHVHNDWFCDVHPTTNWKVQLEHAEKVGMGVRDYELIKL, encoded by the coding sequence ATGGAAAAAGCGAAAGTGTATTGGGCTGATTTTCGTACGACGAACAGTGAAAGCCTTATGCAAAAACTCGTCCGTCTCGTTAAAAAAGTGGGAATCGAAACGATCGATTTTGACGGCAAATTTACGGCGATAAAGCTGCACTTCGGGGAGCCGGGAAACCTCGCATACTTGCGGCCGAATTATGCGAGAGCGCTTTCGGAATTTATTAAAACCGCCGGAGGAAGGCCTTTTTTAACCGATTGCAATACGCTCTATCCCGGCTTACGAAAAAATGCACTCGATCATCTCGACGCGGCATTTATGGACGGTTTCGACCCTCTTGCGTGCGGCTGTCACGTAATCATCGGCGACGGATTGAAGGGGACGGACGAGACTTATGTCGATTTTCCCGAAGGCGAATACATAAAACAGGCGAAGATCGGGCACGCGGTGATGGACGCCGATGTGTTCATCTCGCTGACACATTTTAAACTGCATGAAAGTACGGGCTTCGGAGGAACGATCAAAAATATCGGCATGGGATGTGCGAGCAGAGCGGGAAAGATGGAACAGCACAACGACGGAAAACCGGAAGTCGATGAAGATCTGTGCATAGGCTGCGGCGCGTGCGCGCGCGAATGCGGACAGGACGCGATCGAATTTATTAAAACCGAAGACGGCAAACGGAAAGCGCGCATCGATGAAGAAATCTGCGTCGGCTGCGGGAGATGCATCGGCGCCTGTCCGAAAGATGCGACGCATCCCGTCGGGAAAAATACGAATGAGATACTGTGCAAAAAGATGGCCGAATACGCAGCCGCCGTCGTAAAAGGCCGGCCGCAGTTTCACATATCGCTCATCGTCGACGTTTCCCCGTGCTGTGACTGTCATGCCGAAAACGATGCGCCGATCATCCCCGATGTCGGAATGTTTGCATCGTTCGATGCCGTCGCTCTCGATGCCGCGTGTGCCGACATGACGAACCGCCAGCCTTATCTCCACGGCACGATCATGGACGAACGGGAACACGTTCATAACGATTGGTTTTGCGATGTGCATCCGACGACGAATTGGAAAGTACAGCTCGAACACGCGGAAAAAGTCGGTATGGGAGTGCGCGATTACGAATTGATAAAACTATAG
- a CDS encoding carbohydrate kinase family protein produces MSDFPQIVGVGHNCFDYLCTVEAYPPEDGSTHITAIAEQGGGAAATAVVASSRLGCSSAFIGKVGDDDTGRKIIDSLQKDNVDTSYIDIVPGGRSSVSYLMINPANASRTKFPYPDKLAPIEWDERLVKLVGGAHALHIDGTKYDNALSAVRIAKEAGVTVSLDGCSMQRDNEKNKVLASLADILIMNARYPFIVSGIADYARALLEMSHWGPKIVIGTQGASGCMAVIGGGVFRFPAYDVAAVDTTGAGDVFHGAFLAGYFKGMDLETNIKFASAVSALKCTKVGGRNGIPSYEDALSFMNGRTIEKIRVL; encoded by the coding sequence ATGAGTGATTTTCCGCAAATCGTCGGCGTCGGGCATAATTGTTTCGATTATCTGTGTACCGTCGAAGCCTATCCTCCCGAAGACGGTTCTACACACATCACTGCAATCGCAGAGCAGGGCGGAGGAGCTGCAGCCACTGCCGTCGTCGCTTCTTCCCGCCTCGGCTGTTCCTCGGCTTTTATCGGAAAGGTCGGCGACGACGATACCGGGCGGAAGATAATCGACTCTTTGCAAAAAGACAACGTCGATACTTCATATATCGATATCGTGCCCGGCGGTCGAAGTTCCGTGTCGTATCTCATGATCAACCCCGCCAACGCCTCCCGCACGAAGTTTCCATATCCGGATAAACTCGCGCCTATCGAATGGGATGAGCGCCTTGTAAAGCTTGTCGGCGGCGCGCATGCGCTTCATATTGACGGAACGAAATACGATAACGCGCTTTCGGCCGTCCGCATCGCAAAAGAGGCGGGCGTTACGGTGTCCCTCGACGGTTGTTCGATGCAGCGCGACAACGAAAAAAATAAAGTGCTCGCATCCCTTGCCGACATCCTCATTATGAATGCGCGGTACCCCTTCATTGTGTCGGGTATAGCCGACTATGCCCGTGCGCTGCTTGAAATGTCGCACTGGGGGCCGAAGATCGTCATCGGCACGCAAGGGGCGTCGGGCTGTATGGCGGTCATCGGAGGCGGCGTGTTCCGCTTTCCCGCGTATGATGTCGCGGCAGTCGATACGACCGGAGCGGGAGATGTGTTTCACGGCGCTTTCCTCGCAGGTTATTTTAAAGGTATGGATTTGGAAACGAATATTAAATTTGCAAGCGCGGTTTCGGCGCTCAAGTGTACGAAAGTCGGGGGCAGAAACGGGATTCCGTCGTATGAGGATGCGCTTTCGTTTATGAACGGCCGAACGATCGAAAAAATACGCGTGCTTTAA